One genomic segment of Triplophysa rosa linkage group LG22, Trosa_1v2, whole genome shotgun sequence includes these proteins:
- the gabrr3a gene encoding gamma-aminobutyric acid receptor subunit rho-3a encodes MSNCVNITALTKSQSSRIDFKMKRSDSTKSLLIKSEQLLRIEDHDFAMRPGFGGSAIPVGIDVQVESIDSISEVNMDFTMTLYLRHYWQDDRLAFPSSSNKSRTFDARLVKKIWVPDVFFVHSKRSFIHDTTMENIMLRVYPDGNILYSVRITVTALCSMDFSRFPLDTQNCSLELESYAYNENDLMLYWKNGNDSLRTDEIALSQFFVLEFHPSYGLAFYSSTGWYNRLYINFILRRHIFFFMLQTYFPTMLMVMLSWVSFWIDRRAVPARVSLGITTVLTMSTIITGVSASMPQVSYVKAVDIYLWASFLFVFLSVIEYAAVNYFTTVEEMKKLKNAKLPVSYDATQAMAYDGCFHDDIDVSPFPDLEATPSTTRTIPPTASSADPPPTEGTRLWKKRSVRSNIRFIMSNSYMIDSYSRILFPVAYLLFNIIYCCIYS; translated from the exons ATGTCAAACTGTGTGAATATCACTGCATTAACAAAATCTCAAAGCAG CCGAATagactttaaaatgaaaaggtCTGACAGTACCAAATCTCTACTGATTAAATCCGAGCAGCTCCTGCGTATTGAGGATCATGACTTCGCTATGAGACCTGGTTTTGGAG GCTCGGCTATTCCGGTGGGCATCGATGTACAGGTGGAGAGTATCGACAGTATTTCTGAGGTCAATATG GACTTCACGATGACCTTGTACCTCAGACATTACTGGCAGGATGACAGACTGGCGTTCCCCTCCAGCAGCAACAAAAGTCGAACGTTTGACGCTCGGCTGGTGAAAAAGATCTGGGTGCCAGACGTGTTCTTCGTTCACTCCAAGCGTTCTTTCATTCATGACACAACTATGGAAAACATCATGCTTAGAGTCTATCCAGATGGAAACATTCTTTACAGTGTCAG AATCACAGTGACGGCTCTTTGTTCGATGGACTTCAGCAGGTTTCCTTTAGACACACAGAACTGTTCTCTAGAGCTGGAGAGTT ACGCGTACAATGAGAACGACCTCATGCTCTATTGGAAGAATGGGAACGATTCATTAAGGACTGACGAGATTGCTCTCTCgcagttttttgttttagaaTTCCACCCTTCCTACGGGCTAGCCTTCTACAGCAGCACCG GCTGGTATAACAGGCTGTACATAAACTTCATCCTCAGGAGACACATTTTCTTCTTCATGCTGCAGACGTACTTTCCCACAATGCTTATGGTCATGCTCTCCTGGGTTTCTTTTTGGATCGACAGGAGAGCTGTACCGGCTCGAGTCTCTCTGG GAATCACGACTGTGTTGACCATGTCTACAATAATAACGGGTGTTTCAGCATCCATGCCTCAGGTGTCTTATGTCAAAGCGGTGGACATTTACCTTTGGGCCAGTTTCCTCTTCGTTTTCCTGTCAGTCATTGAATACGCTGCCGTAAACTACTTCACCACGGTGGAGGAGATGAAGAAACTTAAGAACGCAAAG CTCCCAGTTTCCTACGATGCAACCCAAGCTATGGCATACGACGGCTGTTTTCACGATGATATTGATGTTTCACCTTTCCCTGATCTTGAGGCCACGCCCAGCACGACACGGACGATTCCGCCCACAGCTTCCTCTGCTGATCCGCCGCCCACTGAGGGCACCAGACTCTGGAAGAAAAGATCAGTCCGCAGCAACATCAGATTCATCATGAGCAACAGTTACATGATTGACTCATACTCCAGAATCCTCTTTCCTGTTGCGTATCTTCTCTTCAACATCATATACTGTTGTATCTACTCTTGA